The region CGAGGCGGCCGGCAAAGGGATCGACACTCCGCACCATGCGGCGACAATCACAAAAGGGACGAAAGGGGTCATACACGGGGCGATGACCTACCTGTTGCAAGACGAGTACGGACAAATTCTCGAACCGTATTCGATCTCAGCCGGCTTGGATTACCCCGGCGTCGGCCCGGAACATGCGTATTTGGCGAGCATTGGCCGCGTCCGCTACGAAAGCGCGACCGATGACGAGGCCGTCGCTGCGTTTCAATTGTTGGCGCAAACGGAAGGCATCATTCCGGCCATCGAATCGGCCCATGCGGTGGCGAAAGCCGTCGAGCTCGCCCGCGAGATGCCGCCGGATGAAACGGTGCTCATTTGCCTGTCCGGCCGCGGAGATAAAGATGTGCAAACGATGATGCGCCATCTTGGTGCGAGGGAAGGTGAAGACATTGCCACTGTCGGTTAATCCGCCGCTATTTATCCCGTTTATCGTTGCCGGTGATCCGACTCCCGATGTGACGATCGATCTCGCCCTGGCGCTTGAGGAGGCCGGCGCTGACATATTGGAGCTTGGCGTGCCGTACTCCGACCCGCTCGCTGACGGACCGACGATTCAACGCGCCGCCGCAAGGGCGCTTGACGGGGGCATGACGCTGCCGAAAGCCATTCAGCTTATTGGCGAGATGCGAAAAAAAGGGGTAAACATTCCGATTATTCTCTTTACGTATTACAATCCTGTGTTACAATTAGGAGAAGAATCCTTTTTTGCTTTAGCGCAGGAAAATGGCGCCGACGGCGTGCTCATTCCCGATTTGCCGTTTGAGGAAAGCAGCCCGCTCCGCGAACTTGGCGAACGATTTGGCCTCCCGCTCATTTCGCTTGTCGCGCCGACGTCGAAGCAGCGGATCGAGCGGATCGCTTCGGCGGCGCAAGGGTTTTTGTA is a window of Geobacillus kaustophilus DNA encoding:
- the trpA gene encoding tryptophan synthase subunit alpha — encoded protein: MPLSVNPPLFIPFIVAGDPTPDVTIDLALALEEAGADILELGVPYSDPLADGPTIQRAAARALDGGMTLPKAIQLIGEMRKKGVNIPIILFTYYNPVLQLGEESFFALAQENGADGVLIPDLPFEESSPLRELGERFGLPLISLVAPTSKQRIERIASAAQGFLYCVSSLGVTGVRETLPETLGDFLREVKQHSRVPVAVGFGISTPGQVAMLKEVCDGVVVGSALVQKVEQLALRLQKPDEREAAVAEFAAYTRSLAAPLREPCSSR